One part of the Raphanus sativus cultivar WK10039 chromosome 7, ASM80110v3, whole genome shotgun sequence genome encodes these proteins:
- the LOC108829259 gene encoding cyclin-U2-2-like, protein MAVSSSLTTSARKLRSDLYSYFYQDNSKTPLVISLLSSVIDRTVTKNQRISQRASQASYSSCGGGKTHIFDCREIPDLTIQSYLERIFRYTKAGPSVYVVAYVYIERFCQVNPGFRISLINVHRLLITTIMIASKYVEDLNYRNSYFAKVGGLETEDLNRLELEFLFLMGFKLHVNVNVFESYCCHLEREVSFGYGGYQIEKALRCAEEIKSRQMVVRDPNHHHHQFGRILL, encoded by the exons ATGGCTGTTTCTAGTTCTCTAACTACCTCTGCAAGAAAACTCCGGTCTGATCTATACTCTTACTTCTATCAAGACAACTCCAAGACACCTCTTGTTATCTCTCTTCTCTCGTCTGTGATTGATCGAACTGTAACTAAAAACCAGAGGATTAGTCAGAGAGCGTCACAGGCGTCTTATTCTTCATGCGGCGGTGGCAAAACCCATATCTTTGATTGCCGTGAAATCCCCGACTTGACTATACAATCGTACCTTGAGAGAATTTTCCGGTACACTAAAGCCGGTCCTTCGGTTTACGTGGTGGCTTATGTCTACATTGAACGGTTCTGTCAAGTCAATCCCGGTTTTAGAATCAGTCTCATTAATGTACATCGCCTCCTCATCACCACCATCATGATCGCTTCTAAATACGTCGAGGATTT GAATTACAGAAATTCATATTTTGCCAAAGTAGGTGGGTTAGAGACAGAAGATTTGAACAGATTGGAGTTAGAGTTTCTGTTCTTGATGGGATTCAAGCTACATGTTAATGTGAATGTGTTCGAGAGTTATTGTTGTCATCTTGAAAGAGAGGTTAGCTTTGGATATGGAGGTTATCAGATTGAGAAGGCATTACGTTGCGCGGAAGAAATTAAATCCAGACAAATGGTCGTTAGAGATCctaaccatcatcatcatcagtttGGTCGAATCTTGTTGTAG